One Bufo gargarizans isolate SCDJY-AF-19 chromosome 3, ASM1485885v1, whole genome shotgun sequence DNA segment encodes these proteins:
- the CLDN34 gene encoding claudin-34 yields MPYLVHTANLQLAGFAISTVGWILSFISTGLVQWRVWHVTNTTIITSGIAWIGIWRTCFFSHVLVSPNLEIMHCQPFSVTDSFVPREIFVAQGLMLVAIILGAAGKAVCVFGLKNVLQGTSDISVIPQWFTAGGILILLSSISIMIPVAWNMHSVINNFSIVFPSTFVMPSCPQKQEVGAAISVGVVSAILLFTSGIFFLSYRLPKDSDNRVFPINDEDSIFSDSVSLGSGLMFNSRSVLSLKHYLNATLKCDGIKNDAFIWEIDDKL; encoded by the coding sequence GCTATTTCGACTGTGGGCTGGATTTTGAGTTTCATTTCCACAGGACTTGTACAGTGGAGAGTGTGGCATGTAACTAACACCACCATCATAACTTCTGGCATTGCTTGGATTGGTATCTGGAGGACTTGCTTTTTCAGTCACGTTTTGGTGTCCCCAAACCTAGAAATTATGCACTGTCAACCTTTTAGTGTGACGGACTCCTTCGTACCACGGGAAATATTTGTGGCACAAGGTCTCATGTTAGTGGCTATTATTCTTGGAGCAGCTGGGAAAGCTGTATGTGTCTTTGGACTAAAAAATGTCCTTCAAGGTACAAGTGATATATCAGTAATTCCTCAATGGTTTACAGCAGGCGGGATCCTAATCCTACTTTCCAGCATTTCCATTATGATTCCTGTGGCCTGGAACATGCACTCAGTAATCAATAATTTCAGCATAGTCTTTCCAAGTACATTCGTCATGCCGTCCTGTCCTCAGAAGCAGGAAGTTGGAGCCGCCATCTCTGTGGGGGTTGTCTCTGCCATTTTACTTTTTACAAGTGGGATTTTTTTCCTTAGTTATAGGTTACCTAAGGATTCTGATAACAGAGTATTTCCTATAAATGATGAGGATTCGATATTCTCGGACAGTGTAAGCCTGGGCTCAGGATTAATGTTTAACTCCAGGAGCGTTCTATCATTGAAACATTATTTAAATGCAACACTAAAGTGTGATGGAATTAAAAATGATGCCTTTATCTGGGAGATAGATGACAAGCTATAA